The genomic interval CGTGGGTTGCGTGGTCGGCCATGAAGTAGCCTCTCGGACCGGCGGGGTAAAAGGACTAAAAAAGGCGAGAGTTGACAAGGAACGGAAGCGGGCCGCTGCCGCGGCCCGTTCAGGTCAATCTCTCTTGACCACAACGCGCCACTGGCCGCCGGGTCACGGTATGGGGGCGCACATCCGCCGGAATGGGGCGCGTGAGTGCCCGTACGCCCCCTGGGGGAGCGGGCCCCTAGACTGGTGGGCTGTTCCACTCGGCGCTCGAGGAGAGGTAGTTCGCCACCCATGAGGCTCGTCTTCGCCGGCACCCCCGAGGTCGCCGTCCCCGCCCTCGACGCCCTGATCGCCTCGGACCGGCACGAGGTCGTCGCCGTCGTCACCCGGCCCGACGCCCCCGCCGGGCGCGGCCGCCGGCTGGTCGCCAGCCCCGTCGCCCAGCGCGCCGAGGAGGCCGGCATCGAGGTGCTCAAGCCCGTCCGGCCGCGCGATGAGGACTTCCTCGCCCGGCTGGCGGAGATCGCCCCCGACTGCTGCCCGGTCGTCGCCTACGGCGCGCTGCTGCCCAAGGCTGCCCTGGAGGTCCCCGCCCGCGGCTGGGTCAACCTCCACTTCTCGCTGCTGCCCGCCTGGCGCGGTGCCGCGCCCGTCCAGCACGCGATCCTCGCCGGCGACGAGGTCACCGGCGCCTCCACCTTCCTGATCGAGGAGGGTCTGGACTCCGGCCCGGTCTACGGCGTGCTCACCGAGCACGTACGACCCACCGACACCAGCGGCGATCTGCTCACCCGGCTCGCCTTCGCGGGCGCCGGGCTGCTCTCCGCGACCATGGACGGCATCGAGGACGGCACCCTGGAGGCCGTTCCGCAGCCGGCCGACGGCATCTCCCTCGCCCCGAAGATCAATGTCGAGGACGCCCAGCTGGACTGGTCCGCGCCCGCCCTGCGGGTGGACCGCGTGGTGCGCGGCTGCGCCCCCGCGCCCGGCGCCTGGACGGTCTTCCGCGGCGAGCGGCTCAAGGTGATGGCCGTCGCCCTCGACACCGCCCGCACCGACCTCGCGCCCGGCGCCGTCGCCGCCGCCAAGAACTCCGTGCACGTCGGCACCGGCTCGCACGCGGTGGAGCTGCTCTGGGTCCAGCCGCAGGGCAAGAAGCCGATGAAGGCGGCCGACTGGGCCCGCGGCGTCCGCATCGCCGAGGGCGAGCGGCTCGGCGCGGCGTAGCCCGCGGCGGCTGCCTTCCGTGGGGCGGCTGCCTTCCGTGGGGCGGCTGCCTTCCGTGGGGCGTGCGAGCCTGGCTTCCCGTCACCGCTGTGCGGCCTCCTGCAACGGACGTGTGGCTTCCCGTGACGGACGTATGGCCTCCCGCGAAGGGTGGGCCGCTTCGCCGGGGAGAAGGGCGGGCCGCCCCCCGACGGGAAGAGCGGGCCGCCCCGCCCAGGACGCGCGGCGGCCCCGCCCGGCCCCCGCCGAGGGACGCCGCGCCCCGCCCACCGCGCCCGTCGTACGCTTGACCCCTTCACCACCCCAGCTCCGGAGCACCTTTCGTGAACGATCGCGCCCCTCGCCGTCCCGCAAAGCCCTACCGCCGGCCCAAGAAGGACCCGGTGCGGATCCTCGCCTTCGAGGCGCTGCGGGCCGTCGACGAGCGCGACGCCTACGCGAACCTGGTGCTGCCCCCGCTGCTGCGCAAGGCCCGTGAGCAGGAGGGCTTCGAGGCGCGCGACGCCGCCCTCGCCACCGAGCTCGTCTACGGCACGCTGCGCCGCCAGGGGACGTACGACGCGATCATCGCGTCCTGCGTCGACCGGCCGCTGCGCGAGGTCGACCCGCCGGTGCTGGACGTCCTGAGCCTGGGCGCGCACCAGCTGCTCGGCACCCGCATCCCGCCGCACGCGGCGGTGTCCGCCAGTGTCGAGCTGGCGCGGGTCGTGCTGGGTGACGGCCGCGCGAAGTTCGTCAACGCGGTGCTGCGCAAGATCACGGCGCACGACCTGGACGGCTGGCTGGAGCGGGTCGCCCCGCCGTACGAGGACGACCCCGAGGAGCACCTCGCCGTCGTCCACTCCCACCCGCGCTGGATCGTCTCCGCCCTGTGGGACGCGCTCGGCGGCGGCCGGGCCGGCATCGAGGACCTGCTGGACGCCGACAACGAACGGCCCGAGGTCACGCTCGTCGCCCGCCCCGGGCGCGCCACGACCGAGGAGCTGCTGGCCGCGGTCGGCGAGGACTCCGCGCTGCCCGGCCGCTGGTCGCCGCACGCCGTGCGGCT from Streptomyces albireticuli carries:
- a CDS encoding RsmB/NOP family class I SAM-dependent RNA methyltransferase gives rise to the protein MNDRAPRRPAKPYRRPKKDPVRILAFEALRAVDERDAYANLVLPPLLRKAREQEGFEARDAALATELVYGTLRRQGTYDAIIASCVDRPLREVDPPVLDVLSLGAHQLLGTRIPPHAAVSASVELARVVLGDGRAKFVNAVLRKITAHDLDGWLERVAPPYEDDPEEHLAVVHSHPRWIVSALWDALGGGRAGIEDLLDADNERPEVTLVARPGRATTEELLAAVGEDSALPGRWSPHAVRLAEGGEPGALEAVREGRAGVQDEGSQLVALALAAVPVEGPDTRWLDGCAGPGGKAALLGALAAGRGAALLASEKQPHRARLVERALAGNPGPYQVIAADGTRPPWREGTFDRVLMDVPCTGLGALRRRPEARWRRRPEDLAGFAPLQRDLLREALRAVRVGGVVGYATCSPHPAETKAVVTDVLKRDGVSAEWIDARPYMQGVPALGDGPDVQLWPHLHGTDAMYLALLRRTA
- the fmt gene encoding methionyl-tRNA formyltransferase, whose amino-acid sequence is MRLVFAGTPEVAVPALDALIASDRHEVVAVVTRPDAPAGRGRRLVASPVAQRAEEAGIEVLKPVRPRDEDFLARLAEIAPDCCPVVAYGALLPKAALEVPARGWVNLHFSLLPAWRGAAPVQHAILAGDEVTGASTFLIEEGLDSGPVYGVLTEHVRPTDTSGDLLTRLAFAGAGLLSATMDGIEDGTLEAVPQPADGISLAPKINVEDAQLDWSAPALRVDRVVRGCAPAPGAWTVFRGERLKVMAVALDTARTDLAPGAVAAAKNSVHVGTGSHAVELLWVQPQGKKPMKAADWARGVRIAEGERLGAA